The window GCATCGTGTCGGCTTTCGTGGGGCCGTGCAGTCCATGGCGCTGATCTCGTTCGCTTCGTTCCGCTTTCCCGGGCGTGCGATCGGCGTCGCACTCGCCTTACTCGCCGCTTGCGTCGCGCTCGCCGCGTGCGACATGCAGCGGGACGATCATCCTGCGTCCGCCGGCGATACGGCCGACGCCGCGTCGGCGGCGGACGCGCCCGAACCCGCGTCGGGCTGGCGCTTCGTGCGGATCGGTGCGGCGGCGGCCGATGCCGGTGCGTCGATGTCGGCTCGCGTGAAAGAGGATCGGAGGCTTTCGGGGGCGCCTGTCGTGGCGGCGTCGGCTGCTGCGGCTACGTCGGCGGTGTCGGCGGTGTCGGCGGTGTCGGCGGTGTCGGCGGTGTCGGCGGCGGCGGCGGCGGCGGCGGCGGCGGCCCCAACGCCCGCCGCGCCATCGGTTGCGGCATCGGCCAAGGCGGCCCGACGCCCGATGGTCGCCGCTGCCGCCGCGAACACCGACGCCGCGACGATCGCGCACGGCCGCTACCTCGCGCTTGCCGGCGACTGCGCGGCCTGCCACGACGCGGCCGATCACACGCCCTACGCGGGCGGCCAGCCGGTGAATTCGCCGTTCGGGCCGATCTATGCGCCGAACATCACGCCGGATCCGGCGCACGGAATCGGCCACTACACGCTGCAGCAGTTCGACGACGCGTTGCGGCGCGGCGTGCGCGCGGATGGCAGCCGGCTGTATCCGGCGATGCCCTACCCGTCGTTCGCGCGGATGACCGACGCCGACGTGCGCGCGCTCTATGCGTATTTCATGCGCGGCGTCGCGCCGTCCGCGAACGCGGCGAAGCTCACGCGGCTGCCGTTTCCGTTCAACCAGCGCTGGGCGCTCGGGCTATGGAGCCTCGCCTTCGCGAACCGCGACCGGTTCGTGCCGCAACCGGCGCAATCGGCCGAGTGGAATCGCGGCGCGTATCTGGTGCAGGGGCTCGGCCACTGCGGCGCGTGCCATACGCCGCGCGGGCCGGCCTATAACGAGCGCGGCTACGACGAGCGCAGCCCGGCATTCCTGACCGGCGGCATCAACGATCACTGGTTCGCGCCGAACCTGACCGGCGCGGACACGGACGGCCTCGGCCGCTGGACCATCGACGAGCTCGCCGCCTTCCTGCGCAGCGGCCATGCGGTACGCGGCGCGGTGTTCGGCGCGATGGCGCCGGTCGTCGAAGAGAGCACCGCGCTGCTCAGCGACGACGATCGTCACGCGATCGCCGTCTACCTGAAATCGTTGCCCGCGCAACCGACTGCCGCGACGAACCCGCTGGGCGTCGGCGTTCCGCGGCTGACGGCCGCGGGGCCTCGGCCGCAAGGCGGTCAGCAGGCGCCGGGCGCCGGCGTGTATGCGGGGTTCTGCGCGCGCTGTCACGGCGCGGACGGCGCCGGCGTGCGCGATCACGGGCCGCCGCTCGCGGGCAATACGGCTGTGCTGGCAGCCGATCCAACGAGCGCGATCCGGATCGTCGTCGAAGGCGCGCGGCCGGCGCCCGGCACGAACGGCCCGGTGCAGCGGATGCCCGCGATGCGCGGCGCGCTGACGAGCGGCGAAATCGCGGCGGTGGTCAGCTACGTGCGCGGCGCGTGGGGGAATCGCGCCGCGCCGGTGTCGGAGCAGGAGGTGAGGCGGTTGCGGGCGGCGATTCATCGATGACGGCCATCGGCCACATTCCGACGAAGTCACTACCGCATGGCCACCGCTTCCGATCCCTGCGCCTGCCACCCACCACCGAGCGCCTTGAACGCGGCAACCGCCGCGCGTGCGGATTCGGTTTGCGCCTGCACGCGTTGGTCGGACGCGCGCAGCAGGTTTTCGTCGGCCTGCAGCACCTCGATCAGGCTGACGACGCCTTTCTGGTACGCAGCAAACGACGCGGCTCTCGCTCGCCCAAGCGAATCCACGCCGCCGCCAAGAACTGCTGCCTGCTCGTCGCGCTTGACGAGCGCCGAGAACGCGTTTTCGACGTCCTCGGTCGCGTGCAGCGCCGCGAGCCGATACGCGGCCAGCATTTCCGCATCCTGTCCTTTGGCCTGCGCGATCTGCGCATTGATCCGGCCGAAGTCGAACAGACGCCAGCGCAGGCCGAGCACGCCCGCGGCCTGGTTGGCGCCGCCGGTAAACAGATTGCCCGCGCCCATCGTCGTCGCGCTGCCGATCAGCCCGCTCAGCGAGAACTTCGGGTAATACTCGGCGACGGCCATGCCGATGCGCGCGTTCGCCGCCGCCACGCGCCGCTCGGCCACGATCAGGTCGGGCCGCCGCCTGAGCAGTTCACCGGGCGTTCCCGTCGCCGCGATCCGCGGCGCGACCGGCACGTCGCCGCCGTCGAGCAATTCCGCCCGATGCGTGCCGGGCTGCGAACCGAGCATCACGTCGAGCGCGTTCATCGCCGTGTCCAGCGCCGCCTCGAGCACGGGCACCGTCGCGCGAACCTGCGCGAGCGCGCCTTCGGCCTGCCTGACCTGAAGCTCCGCCGCGAGCCCCTTGCCATACAGCAGGCTGATGGTCGACAGCAGATCCTGCTCGGTCTGCACCTGGTGCCGCGCGACCTTCAACCGGCCCTGCAACCCGCGAATCGTGATGTAGATGTCCGCGGTTTGCGCGGCGACGGCAAGGCGCGTCGCCACCGCGCCGGCTTCCGACGCCTGGTAGTCGGCAAGCGCCGCTTCGCGGCCGCGGCGCAGCCCGCCGAACACGTCCAGCTCCCAGCTCGCGTTGAAGTCGGCCTCATAGTCGCTGCCGTGACGGTCGAAACCGGGCGCCGAGTTCAGCACACGCCCCAACGGCGTTTCGACCGACTGGTAGACGCGCGCTGCCTGACCACTCACCTCGCCCGAAGGCAGCAGCGCCGCATTCGCCGCACTCAGCCCTGCGCGCGCTTGTGCGACGCGTGCCGCGGCCTGCGCGAGATCGAGGTTCTGCGCCAGGGCCAGCGTGACGTAGCGCGTCAGTTGCGGATCGCCGAACCCCGTCCACCACGTCGCGAGATCGGCATCGGCGGCCGCGTGCCGCTGGTCCACGGCGGCCTGGCCCTGGAACCGCTGCGGCATCGCGACCTCGGGGCGCACGTAGTCGGGACCGACGGCGCAACCCGTCAACAGGACGGCAACAAGAACCGCGGCAACGACGGGTTTGGGTAGCATGACGGTTTTCGCAAGAATTCGATAGTGACTATAATACCAAATAGTCACTCGTTGTCCATCCTGTCGGCTGCAGCCCATGAAAAAAACCGCTTCCTCCCCGGCCCCCGCGCGGGGGCCGGCCGACCACGACGTCCGGGACCAGATCGTCGTTGCCGCCACCGAGCACTTCAGCCGGTACGGTTATGAAAAGACGACCGTGTCCGATCTCGCGAAGGCGATCGGCTTCTCGAAGGCCTATATCTACAAGTTCTTCGAATCGAAACAGGCGATCGGCGAAATGATCTGCGCGAACTGCCTGCACGAGATCGAGACCGAGGTGCGCGCGGCCGTCGCCGAGGCCGAACTCCCCACCGAGAAGCTGCGGCGGATGTTCAAGGTCTTTACCGAAGCGAGCCTGCGGCTGTTTTTCCGCGACCGCAAGCTGTACGACATCGCCGCGTCGGCTGCCACCGGGAACTGGCAGTCGGTGCAGGCCTATGAAGCGCGCGTGCAGAAACTGCTGCAGGACGTGCTGCAGGCAGGCCGCCAAAACGGTGAGTTCGAGCGCAAGACGCCGCTGGACGAAACCGCGATGGCGATCTACCTGGTGATGCGCCCGTACCTGAATCCGCTGCTGCTGCAATACAACCTCGACACGACCGACGCCGCGCCCGCGCAGTTGTCGAACCTCGTTCTGCGCAGCCTCGCCCCGTGATACGTCACCGTTTGTGACCATTGACTATTTTAGTCACTAGATCCACAATGAGAGCCCCGAACACTTCGTCACTGGGTCTTTCATGGTCAGGCGTCGCCTCGCTCTCCTCGCAGTCGCTTCCGCACTGCCGCTCGCGCTAGCCGCGTGCAGCGGAAAAGCGCCTTCCGATCCGCGCACGGAAGCGCCGCTCGTGCGTACCGCCGTCGTCCAGGCGGCCGTTCCCGCGTCGCGCGCGTTTACCGGCACCGTTGCCGCCCGCGTGCAAAGCGACCTCGGGTTCCGGGTGTCCGGCAAGGTGCAGGAGCGGCTCGTCGACGCCGGTCAAACCGTCCGGCGCGGCCAGCCGCTGATGCGGCTCGACCCCGTCGACCTGAAGCTCGCGGCGCGCGCACGCGACGAGGCCGTGGCCGCCGCGCGGGCCCGCGCGCGGCAGACCGCCGAGGACGAAGCCCGCTACCGCGACCTGCGCGGCACCGGAGCGATATCGGCATCGGCCTATGACCAGATCAAGGCGGCGGCCGATGCCGCCAAGGCGCAACTGAGTGCCGCCGAGGCCGACGCGAACGTGTCGCGCAATGCGACAGGCTATGCGGAACTCGTCGCGGACGGCGACGGCGTCGTGATGGAAACCCTCGCCGAGCCCGGTCAGGTGGTCAGCGCGGGCCAGCCGGTGGTGCGGCTCGCGCACGCCGGCAGCCGCGAGGCCGTAATCCAGTTGCCCGAAACCCTGCGCCCGGCGATCGGGTCGAGCGCGCAGGCCGAGCTGTTCGGCAAGCAGGACGTGAGCGTTCCCGCGACGCTGCGCCAGCTCTCCGATACCGCGGATACCAGAACGCGCACGTTTGAAGCGCGTTATGTGCTGCAGGGTGCGTTAGCCGGCGCACCGCTGGGTGCGACCGTGACGATCCGGATCGCGGACGGCTCACCGCAAACCGGCCTGCAGGTGCCGATCGGCGCGCTGCTGGACGCCGGCAAGGGGCCCGGCGTGTGGGTCGTCGCCGGCGATCCGGCGAAGGTGGCGTGGCGGCCGGTCAATCTCGAGCATCTGGACGACGACAGCGCCCGCGTGTCCGGCGCGCTGAAGCAAGGCGAGCGGGTCGTCGCACTCGGCGCCCACTTGCTGCGCGAAGGCGAAACGGTCCGCGTGTCGCCGCAGGCCGTCGCGGTCGCAAGCGAAGGAGCACGACCGTGAGCGAGCGCCGCTTCAACCTGTCGGCGCTCGCGGTGCGCGAGCGCGCGGTCACGCTGTTCCTGATCTGCCTGATTTCGCTCGCGGGGCTCGTGTCGTTCTTCAAGCTCGGCCGCGCGGAAGACCCGGCCTTCACGGTCAAGGTGATGACCATCGTCACCGCGTGGCCCGGCGCGACCGCGCAGGAAATGCACGACCAGGTCGCCGAAAAGATCGAAAAGCGCATGCAGGAGCTGCGCTGGTACGACCGCACCGAAACCTACACGCGCCCCGGCCTCGCGTTCACGACGCTGACGTTGCTCGACAGCACGCCGCCGTCCGAGGTGCAGGAGCAGTTCTATCAGGCGCGCAAAAAGATCGGCGACGTGACGAACGATCTTCCGTCGGGCGTGATCGGCCCGATGGTCAACGACGAATATGCGGACGTCACGTTCGCCCTCTTCGCGCTGAAGGCCAAGGGCGAGCCGCAGCGCCTGCTGGTGCGCGACGCGGAGACGCTGCGCCAGCGGCTGCTGCACGTGCCCGGCGTGAAGAAGGTCGACATCATCGGCGAGCAGGCGGAGCGCATCTATATCCAGCTGTCGCACGACCGGCTCGCGACACTCGGCGTGAGCCCGCAGGACGTGTTCGCCGCGCTCAACGGCCAAAACGCGCTGACGCCGGCCGGCTCCGTCGAGACGCGCGGCCCGGAGATCTTCATTCGCGTGGACGGCGCGTTCGACAAGCTGCAGAAGATTCGCGACACGCCGATCGTCGCGCAAGGTCGCACGCTGAAGCTGTCGGACATCGCCACCGTCGAGCGCGGTTACGAAGACCCGTCGACGTTCCTGATCCGCAACAACGGCGAACCCGCGCTGCTGCTGGGCATCGTGATGCGCGACGGCTGGAACGGGCTCGACCTCGGCAAGGCCCTCGACCACGAGGTCGGCGCGATCAATACCGGGCTGCCGCTCGGCATGAGCCTGACCAAGGTGACCGACCAGTCCGTGAACATCAGCTCCGCCGTCGACGAGTTCATGGTGAAGTTCTTCGCCGCGCTGCTCGTGGTAATGCTGGTGAGCTTCGTCAGCATGGGCTGGCGCGTGGGGCTCGTCGTCGCCGCGGCCGTGCCGCTGACGCTCGCCGTGGTGTTCGTCGTGATGGCCGCGACCGGCAAGAACTTCGACCGCATCACGCTCGGCTCGCTGATCCTCGCGCTCGGCCTGCTGGTCGACGACGCGATCATCGCGATCGAGATGATGGTCGTGAAGATGGAGGAAGGCTACGACCGCGTGGCCGCGTCGGCCTACGCGTGGAGCCATACGGCCGCGCCGATGCTGGCCGGTACGCTGGTGACCGCGGTCGGCTTCATGCCGAACGGCTTCGCGCGCTCCTCCGCGGGCGAATACACCAGCAACATGTTCTGGATCGTCGGGATCGCGCTGATCGCATCGTGGGTCATCGCGGTGGCCTTCACGCCGTACCTCGGCGTGAAGATGCTGCCGGACTTCAAGAAGTTCGAGGGCGGTCACGATGCGATCTACGACACGCCGCGCTACAACCGCTTCCGCCAACTGCTGACGCGCGTGATCGCCCGCAAATGGATCGTCGCCGGTTCGGTCGTCGGCCTGTTCGTGCTCGCGATTCTCGGCATGGCGATCGTCAAGAAGCAGTTTTTCCCCATCTCGGATCGCCCCGAGGTGCTGATCGAGGTGCAGATGCCGTACGGCACGTCGATTTCGCAGACCAGCACCACCACGTCGAAGGTCGAGGCATGGCTCGCCAGACAGAAGGAAGCGCGGATCGTCACCGCGTACGTCGGCCAGGGTGCGCCGCGTTTCTATCTGGCGATGGGGCCGGAGCTGCCCGATCCGTCGTTCGCGAAGATCGTGGTGCGCACCGACAGTCAGGAGGAACGTGAGGCATTGAAGGCGCGACTACGAAAAGTCATCGCCGACGGCCTCGCGCCCGAGGCGCGCGTGCGCGTCACGCAACTCGTGTTCGGTCCGTATTCGCCGTTCCCGGTGGCCTACCGGATCACGGGCCCCGATCCGGACACGCTGCGCGGCATCGCAACCGATGTGCAGCGCGTGATGACCGGCAGCCCGATGATGCGCACGGTCAATGCCGACTGGGGCACGCGCGCGCCCACGATGCATTTCACGTTGCAGCAGGATCGCCTGCAGGCGGTCGGATTGACGTCGGGCGCGGTCGCGCAGCAACTGCAGTTCCTGCTCACGGGGGTGCCCGTCACGGCGGTGCGCGAGGATATTCGAACCGTGCAGGTGATCGCGCGTTCGGGCGGCGATACGCGGCTCGACCCGGCGCGGCTCGCCGACTTCACCCTCGTCGGCGCGAACGGCCAGCACATTCCGCTGTCGCAGGTCGGCAAGGTCGACGTGCGCATGGAGGAACCGATCATGCGCTGGCGCGATCGCGTGCCGACCGTCACCGTGCGCGGCGACATCGCCGACGGCTTGCAGCCGCCCGACGTATCGGCCGCGATCACGAAGGCGCTGCAACCGATCGCCGACAAGCTGCCGAGCGGTTATCGAATCGAGCAGGCCGGCTCCATCGAGGAATCGGGCAAGGCGACCGCGGCGATGCTGCCGCTGTTCCCGATCATGCTCGCGATCACGCTTGTCATCATCATCTTCCAGGTGCGCTCGATCTCCGCGATGGTGATGGTGTTCCTGACGAGCCCGCTCGGGTTGATCGGCGTAGTGCCGACGCTGATCCTGTTCGGGCAGCCGTTCGGCATCAACGCGCTGGTCGGGCTCATTGCGCTGTCGGGGATCCTGATGCGCAACACGCTGATCCTGATCGGGCAGATCCATCAGAACGAACTCTCGGGGCTGGATCCGTTCCATGCAGTCGTCGAAGCGACCGTGCAGCGGGCCCGCCCGGTCATCCTGACCGCGATGGCCGCCGTGCTCGCGTTCATTCCGCTCACCCATTCGGTGTTCTGGGGAACGCTTGCATACACGCTGATCGGCGGCACGTTCGCCGGCACGGTCCTCACGCTGGTGTTCCTGCCCGCGATGTATGCGATCTGGTATCGAATCCGGCCCGGCCATGCCGCCGGTTCGCGCCGCGGCGAGCACGAGGCGTCGCTTCCCGAACCTACGCTTGCACCCGCGCTCGACGCGCGCGATTGATACCCAGCCCGTTCACGTATCGAAGGAAGCAGCCATGTCGAACCCCATCGTTGTCGTCGTGACCGGCGTGTCGTCGGGCATCGGGCGCGCCGCCGCCGAGAAGTTCGCGAAGCGCGGGTGCCGCGTGTTCGGTTACAGCACCGCCACCGCCTTGATCTCGACGATATAGCCCGGCGAACCGCCCAGCATGTGCGCACCGACGGCGGTCCACGCCGGCCGCGGATGCGCATGGAAATAGCGGTCGCGCACCTGCAGGAACAGCGGCAGGTCGCGCATGTCGGTATGGAAGGTCGTCAGGTCGACCACGTCGTCGAGCGAAGCGCCGCCGGCCTCCAGCACGCGCTTCAGGTTCTCGAACGCCTGCACGATCTGCGCTTCGCGGTCTTCCACCAGTTGCATCGCGGCGTCACGGCCGATCTGGCCGGACACGTAGACGGTATCGCCGACCTTGATCGCCGGTGCATAGCCGATTTTTTCGTACACGGCCTCCATTCCGGCCGGAATGATCGCTTCGCCTTCGCGCATGAGTGTCTCCGTGGCCGGGCTCGCGGCGCCGGCCGATTAGGTAAGTGTCGGATAGCGTGCCCGCGCGGCTGCGGCGCATGCACGCATGAACCACGGTTCGGCAAGCGGTGCGCCGCTCAACCCGTATCGCCGCCCGCGACCGGTAGCACCGTGCCGGTGATGTAGCTCGCTTCGTCGGACGCGAGGAACAGGATCGGCGCGATCTGTTCGTCGAGGCTGCCGTAGCGCTTGAAGAACGTCGAGTCGGTCACCTGCCGCACTGCTTCGGCCATCCACGCCTGTTCCTGCTCGCTGTCGCCGGCCGCATTGCGCGGCACGCGGCGCGGCGGCGCTGCGGTGCCGCCGGGCGCGGTCGCGACCACGCGGATGCCATGCTCCGCGTATTCCATCGCGAGCGCCGCCGTCAGCGCATTGACGCCGCCCTTCGCGGCCGAGTACGGCACGCGGCGAATCCCGCGCGTCGCGTTCGACGACACGTTCACGATCGTGCCGCCGCCCCCGGCCAGCAGATGCGGCAACACCGCGTGGCAGCTGTAGAGCGTCGGCATCAGCGAGCGGCGGATTTCCGCGTCGATCTGCGCGGGCTCGAACTCGGCGAACGGCCGCATCCGGATCGCGCCGCCGACGCCGTTGATCAGCACGTCGATCCGGCCGAACGTCGCGACCGCGAACGCCATCGCCGCGTGCGCGCCGTCGTAGGTTTCGAGATCGGCGACGAAACCGGCCGTGTCGCCGCCCGGCGCTTCGGCGGCCACCTCGGCCACGAATTCCGCACGATCGACGAACAGCACGCGGCCGCCCTCGGCCGCCGCGCGCAGCGCGACGCCGCGACCGATGCCCTGCGCCGCGCCGGTGACGACGACGACCTTTCCGGAGAATCGTTGCATGGTCATGCCGCCTTTGCCGTCGTCACGTTCGGCGTGAACTTCTCGTAGTGGAAGCTGTTGGGCTTCACGCCCTGATCGTCGAAGTACTGGCGCACCGCATCGACCATCGGCGGCGGCCCGCACAGATAGACGTCCACGTCGCCGTCGTTCAGCGCGTCGGCCGGAATGTGCTGCGTGACCCAGCCCTTGCGCGCATGGCTCGACGCCGCATCGGCGACGACGGTCGCGAAGCTGAAGTTCGGCAGCTTCGCCGCATACGCTTCGATCGCGTCGACCAGCACCAGGTCGAGATCGCGCGTCACGCCGTAGATCAGGTGCACCTTCTGCTGCGAGCCGCTGCGCGCGAGCGCCTCCAGCATCGACAGGAACGGCGCGAGGCCCGTGCCGCCCGCGAGGAACAGCAGCGGCCGCGCGACGTCGCGCAGGTAGAAGCTGCCGAGCGGCCCGGTCAGCTCGAGCGTGTCGCCGGGCGCCGCCGATTCGAGCCACGTGCTCATCACGCCGCCGGGAATCTTCTTGATCAGGAATCCGATCTTCGTGTCACCCGGCGCGGACGAGAACGAATAGGACCGGTGCTGGCCGCTGCCCGGCACGCCGATGTTCACGTACTGGCCGGGCAGGAACGCCGGCGCGGCCGCGTCGACGTCGAGCTCGAGCACGATCGCCGCGTCGTTGTGCGGCTCGACCCGCGTCACGGTCGCGGCAAACGCGCTGTGGCCGGTCTTGCACGCGACCGACGAGGTTGGCACCGCGATCACGCAATCGCTTTGCGGCACCATCTGGCAGGTCAGCACGAGGCCGCCGTCCTTCTCGTCCTCGGTGAGCGCGTCGTCGATGTAGTCGTCGCCGAGGTCGTAGCTGCCGCTTTCCGCGCGGCACTTGCAGGTGCCGCACACGCCGTCGGAGCAGTCCATCGGCAGGTTGATCTTCGCGCGAAACGCGGCGTCGAGCACCTTCTCGCCGGCCTTGCAGTCGATGAAGCGGGTGACCCCGTCCTCGAAGTTCAGTGCAATCTTGTAGGTGGACATGACCTCGTCTCCCTCGGTTACTGTCGAAACAATCGGCGTCAGACGTGATACACGTCGAGCACCTGCCGGATATAGTCGTTCTTCAGCACGATCTTCTTGTGCGAGATCAGCAGCGCGTCGTTCACCTTGCGCAGCGTGACGAACATCGTGCCGAAGTAGTGATCGGTCACGCGGTAGCGATGGTTGAGCGTGTCGAAGTTGTAGCGCACGTCCACCTCGCCGTCGCGCTCGGCCAGCACCTCGACGTTCGTCACGTTGTGGCTGGTGCGCGGCTCGGGTGTCGACGCGCCGCTGCGCTCGGTCTTGATCCGGAACACGCGATCCTCGAGGCCGCCGCGATCCGCGTAGTACATCAGCGAGATCTCGCTTTGCGGATCGTCGGTCGGCCGGTCGTCGTCGTCCCACGCGGGCATCCAGTACGTGACGTCCTCCGTGTAGCAGGTCAGCCACTCGTCCCACTCGCGATCGTCGAGCAGGCGCGCTTCGCGATACAGCGCCGCGCAAATGGTCCGGTAATCGATGTTCATGCCGCCACCTCCGCGCGTTCCTTCTTCAGTGCATCGCGCATCACGTGCACCCAGTGTTCGTGCTGGCACACGAACAGCCCTTCGTCCTCGCTGCGCTCGCCCGAAATGCGCGGGTTCAGCCCCATCTTCTTCGCGTTCTCGTCCGGCCCGTGGACCCACAGCGGCGCGCCGCGCGACAGGTCGTTCCACATCGCCGTGATGCCCGCGTAGCCGGCCTGGCACGCGCGGAATTCCTCGAGATCGTCGGCCGTGCCCATCCCGGTCACGTTGAAGAAATCCTCGTACTGGCGGATCCGCGTCGTGCGGTCGGCTTCGCTCTCGCCTTTCGGCGCGAAGCAGAAGATGCTGACTTCGGTCTTGTCGACGCCGAGCGGACGCACCACGCGGATCTGCGTGCTGAACTGGTCCATCAGGAACACGTTCGGGTACACGCACAGGTTGCGCGTCTGGTTCACGATGAAGTCGGCCTGCGCCGCGCCCACGCGCGCCTCGATCTCGTCGCGGTGCTGGTACACCGGCCGCACTTCCGGGTTCATCGTCTTGGTCCACAGCAGGATGTGGCCGTTGTCGAAGCCGTACACGCCCGCGACCGACTTGCTCCAGCTGTTCGCATCGACGGCCTTGGTGCCGTCTTCCTTGCGGCGGCCCATCGTCGCCGCGTAGTTCCAGTGCACGGTGCTCACGTGATAGCCGTCGCAGCCGTTCTCCATCTGCATCTTCCAGTTGCCTTCGTAGATGTAGGAGGAGTTGCCGCGCAGCACTTCGAGCCCGTTCGGCGCCTGGTCGACGATCTGGTCGATGATCACGCGCGCCTCGCCGAGGTAGTCCTCGAGCGGCAGCACGTCGTCGCTCAGGCTGCCGAACAGGAAGCCGCGATAGCTCTGGAAGCGCGCGACCTTCTTCAGGTCGTGCGAGCCGTGCGTGTTGAACTGCACCGGATACTCGGTCGTCTTCTCGTCCTTCACCTTCAGCAGCTTGCCGGTGTTCGAGAAGGTCCAGCCGTGGAACGGGCACGTGAAGCTGCCCTTGTTGCCGTGCTTGCGGCGGCACAGCATCGCACCCTTGTGCGCGCACGCATTGATCACCGCGTGCAGCTCGCCGGCCTTGTCGCGTGTGATGACGACCGGCTGGCGGCCGATCCACGTCGTGTAGTAATCGTTGTTGTTCGGGATCTGGCTCTCGTGCGCCAGGTACACCCAGTTGCGCTCGAAGATGTGCTTCATCTCGAGCGCGTACAGCGCCTCGTTCGTGAAGATGTCGCGGCGGCAGCGGAAGATGCCGGCTTCCTTGTCGTCCTGCACGGCGGTGGCGAGCAGGTGGTCCAGTTCGGTGGTGGGGTCGATCGTGGCGGACATGTTGGTTCCTCCTGTGCGCGTGCCGGGTCCTGCAAGCACGCTCGCATCGGTATCGATTGAATCTCGCGGGAGCCCGGCCGGCGGCGCAAGCGCGCCGCCGCGCCGTCGGGCGGTTATGCCGTGGCGGAAGCGCGCAGGCGTTCGACGATCTGGTTGTCCTTGCCCTCGACGCGCGGCGTCAGGACGAAGTTGAACTCGACGTCCTGGTACGCGTCGGCCTTCAGCCCGAGCGCGGCGCCGCCAGTCTTGGCGGTGACGGGCGGAATCAGCTCCTCGCGCGTCGCATACGCGAAGTCATCCCAGATCAGCGGGTCGCCGTCGATGTTGAACTGCGTCGTCAGCTTGCGGTGACCGTCGCTGGTCACGAAGAAGTGCACGTGCGCCGGGCGGTTGCCGTGACGGCCGAGGCGATCCAGCAGCTGCTGCGTCGCGCCCTGCGGCGGGCAGCCGTAGCCGACCGGCATCAGCGTGCGGAATTCGTACTTGCCGTCCGCGCCCGTCTTCACCGCGCCGCGCAGGTTGAAATCGCTCTGCTTGCCGGTCGGGTCGAAGTGCGAATAGAAGCCGTGCGAGTTCGCGTGCCAGCACTCGACCAGCGCGCCGGCCACCGGCTTGCCGTCGAGCCCCGTGACCGTGCCGTGGATCACGAGCGGGCCCGCGCCTTCGTCCGCGTCGAGGTCGATCTTCGCGACGCCTTCGCGCACCGGCGCGCCGGCGACATACAGCGGGCCTTCGATCGTGCGCGGCGTGCCGCCGTCGAGGCCGATCGCCTCGTCCTCGGCGTCCATCCGGATGTCGAGATACTTCTCGAGGCCGAGGCCGGCCGCCAGCAGCGCCGCTTCGCCGTCCTGGCCGAGCTTGTTCAGGTAGTTCACGCCGGCCCACACTTCGTCGGGCGTGATGTCGAGATCGTCGATCGCCTTGAACAGGTCGCCGAGCAGCCGCTGCACGATCTGCTGCGTGCGCGCGTTGCCGGCCTGCGTGCCGTTCGCGCCCGCGTTCGACGCGGCCTTCAGCAGATCCTGCACTTCCTTCGTATCGAAAACTTTGACGCTCATGATGGTGTCTCCACGTGTATTTGGGGGAATCGTGACCCGGGTGCTCGCTGTCGAGAACGAGCGACTCCGTGGCTCAAACGTCGTCGTCGTGTATCGACGACGGGTGGCGACACAACGGCGTCACCGAAATCTTCATGTACGGGAACAGCGGCAGGCCGGTCAGGATGTCGTGCAGCTCGGCGTTGCCCGACACGTCGAACACGCTGTAGTTAGCGTATTCGCCAGCGATGCGCCAGATGTGACGCCACTTGCCGCTGCGCTGCAGCGCCTGCGAGTACGCCTTCTCGCGGGCCTTGATCTCGTCGGCGACCGCGGCCGGCAGGTCGG is drawn from Burkholderia ambifaria AMMD and contains these coding sequences:
- a CDS encoding c-type cytochrome — its product is MALISFASFRFPGRAIGVALALLAACVALAACDMQRDDHPASAGDTADAASAADAPEPASGWRFVRIGAAAADAGASMSARVKEDRRLSGAPVVAASAAAATSAVSAVSAVSAVSAVSAAAAAAAAAAPTPAAPSVAASAKAARRPMVAAAAANTDAATIAHGRYLALAGDCAACHDAADHTPYAGGQPVNSPFGPIYAPNITPDPAHGIGHYTLQQFDDALRRGVRADGSRLYPAMPYPSFARMTDADVRALYAYFMRGVAPSANAAKLTRLPFPFNQRWALGLWSLAFANRDRFVPQPAQSAEWNRGAYLVQGLGHCGACHTPRGPAYNERGYDERSPAFLTGGINDHWFAPNLTGADTDGLGRWTIDELAAFLRSGHAVRGAVFGAMAPVVEESTALLSDDDRHAIAVYLKSLPAQPTAATNPLGVGVPRLTAAGPRPQGGQQAPGAGVYAGFCARCHGADGAGVRDHGPPLAGNTAVLAADPTSAIRIVVEGARPAPGTNGPVQRMPAMRGALTSGEIAAVVSYVRGAWGNRAAPVSEQEVRRLRAAIHR
- a CDS encoding efflux transporter outer membrane subunit; its protein translation is MLPKPVVAAVLVAVLLTGCAVGPDYVRPEVAMPQRFQGQAAVDQRHAAADADLATWWTGFGDPQLTRYVTLALAQNLDLAQAAARVAQARAGLSAANAALLPSGEVSGQAARVYQSVETPLGRVLNSAPGFDRHGSDYEADFNASWELDVFGGLRRGREAALADYQASEAGAVATRLAVAAQTADIYITIRGLQGRLKVARHQVQTEQDLLSTISLLYGKGLAAELQVRQAEGALAQVRATVPVLEAALDTAMNALDVMLGSQPGTHRAELLDGGDVPVAPRIAATGTPGELLRRRPDLIVAERRVAAANARIGMAVAEYYPKFSLSGLIGSATTMGAGNLFTGGANQAAGVLGLRWRLFDFGRINAQIAQAKGQDAEMLAAYRLAALHATEDVENAFSALVKRDEQAAVLGGGVDSLGRARAASFAAYQKGVVSLIEVLQADENLLRASDQRVQAQTESARAAVAAFKALGGGWQAQGSEAVAMR
- a CDS encoding TetR/AcrR family transcriptional regulator, with amino-acid sequence MKKTASSPAPARGPADHDVRDQIVVAATEHFSRYGYEKTTVSDLAKAIGFSKAYIYKFFESKQAIGEMICANCLHEIETEVRAAVAEAELPTEKLRRMFKVFTEASLRLFFRDRKLYDIAASAATGNWQSVQAYEARVQKLLQDVLQAGRQNGEFERKTPLDETAMAIYLVMRPYLNPLLLQYNLDTTDAAPAQLSNLVLRSLAP
- a CDS encoding efflux RND transporter periplasmic adaptor subunit → MVRRRLALLAVASALPLALAACSGKAPSDPRTEAPLVRTAVVQAAVPASRAFTGTVAARVQSDLGFRVSGKVQERLVDAGQTVRRGQPLMRLDPVDLKLAARARDEAVAAARARARQTAEDEARYRDLRGTGAISASAYDQIKAAADAAKAQLSAAEADANVSRNATGYAELVADGDGVVMETLAEPGQVVSAGQPVVRLAHAGSREAVIQLPETLRPAIGSSAQAELFGKQDVSVPATLRQLSDTADTRTRTFEARYVLQGALAGAPLGATVTIRIADGSPQTGLQVPIGALLDAGKGPGVWVVAGDPAKVAWRPVNLEHLDDDSARVSGALKQGERVVALGAHLLREGETVRVSPQAVAVASEGARP